GGCATGGTCCCCTTTGCGGATTATTTCAATCATAGAGATGATGCAGTAAGTTACTTCCCTTTTTTTCGTGTTCTTGGAGAAGCATAGATATGGCCCGGTTAGGCTAGGCCGATATCCCTTCTGCATTTATATCATTCATACTGATTTCTTATTAATAGTCGTGCGAGGTCACTTTCGACAGAGATAGCTATATATTCCGAGCTGGTAGGCATTATGGTTCGTAACTATTCCCATTATCCTCCCATCTACAAACCTGCCGAGCGGCCCAGATAACAAGAATCGACAAAACAACAGAAAAAGGCGAAGAAATATACATGAGCTACGGTCCACATTCGAATGACTTCCTACTGGTTGAATGTTAGTTCCTTTCAGGCCCGTCCGCAGTTACAcctttcttctgttcttgCCCCATTTATCTAACCGAATACTCTTTGGGCAGACGGCTTCTACCTGGACGATAACCCCTCAGATAGGGTGTATCTCGACGATATAATTCTACCCAAGTTGACGAGATCCGAGAAAAaggagttggcggagagGGAATGTTTTGGGTACGTATTTACCTCGTCCCATTTTGACTCCTTTTGTCTTTCATCGCACAATTGAGCCACTCTGAGACCGGATCAGGAATTACGAAATCACTGCATCTGGTGCAGACCGCAATAGTATGGCTGCTGCTAGTATAAAATATATGAGCCGGCAAAAGTGGCGGGAATATGTCGATGGTGTTTCCGAACAAGGGTTCGACGCCAGCAGGACTGCCGGTATAATACGTGACTGGATAGAGGCATACCTGCAGGAGTGCACTACTACTATAGCTTCTTTGGTCGAGCTGTCAAAGtccgagaaggagaaagacaCAGTTGAGCTGATATTGTCTCGGTGGAAGCAAATCCATCGCCTGTGCGAGAGGGCAGTAGAATCAATGGCTGCGTAGACTACGAGTGTTCCTTAAGGCCGAAACGGAATGTGATGTTAAAAGTAGTAATGCGATTGGGCGTCGAATAACATGTTTCAATACAATAAAGCCATCTCATGGCAATGTAGAATAGACAAGTGTCCCTTAGGGCAAGAATAACCGAACCTTGAACGAACCAGTCCACGCTTAATGATAATCCTTGGTCTTGTCATCGCAAAAATCCCAGAACTGCTGCGCCCTTCCAGTTCCACCGGCTTCTTTGGACCTCAGCGCATTCATCAGATGGGGGGCGACAGTGGTATGAATGCGGCCCCATGGAATCACATAACAACCGTTGTTCTCGAGGTTGATATCCGGCGATAAACCGGCGTACAGCTCAGTGAGAGCGGCTAGCTTCGGACTATGGAGCAACGGCCAACTGAGAAACTTAGTCCATCCGGCGTGTCGCAGAAGGTTGGTGCGGGCAGCACCAGGGTTCATTGCAACACTGACAATGCCGTGTTCAGGGCCGTATCGACGTGCAAATTCGCTTCCTAAGAACCAGGCGCCAGTTTTGGAGTTGAGATAATTGCGAGAGTTGTCTTGCGGAGGGTTATTCAGCTCCTGCATGACAATACCCTCGATGGGGGACGAGAGCTCAACGACCTGATCACTCAGCCAAACTACTCTCACGGAGCCTGGGTAAGCCGGTCCGTTCAGCGCAACGGCGGCATCAAGAAGTGGGAGCATCATCTGCGTAAAAAGAAAAGGGCCGAGACAGTTCGTAGCTAGCTGAAGTTCCGATCCTTGCTTTGACAGAACGCCCACAGGAGGCTGGGCAATACCAGCGTTGTTCCAGAGGACATCGAGCTTGGATTCCTTCTCCATGAATGCGTCGGCTGATTCTCGGATGGAGGTTAGGTCGTCGAGTTTAAGGACGATGTAGTCTATCTGGCCGTCGCGTTCGCCAACAGAagcctggatcttctggactGCTTCctttgccttctcctccgtcCGCCCGGTGATGTATACTGTGCCACCTCTAGCGTAGAGGATTTTGGCAAGCTCGAAACCAATGCCTGAGGTGCCGCCGGTGACGAGGAAGACCCGACCTTTCTGGAAAGTGATATCTTTCTCGGTGAATGTAGGACGTGGAGGAAACATCTGGGTGAGCTGCGCACGCTTCTTGTATGTAGGTTGATCGGGTTTAGCGGGTGCTGCCTTCTTGGGTTGGCCAGCCTGAGGTTGGTCTTTTTTGGCACGCTTGATAGAAAAAGGTGCCATCGTGAAGAGGGACAATAAGTATGCTCGATAATGAATCCGCAGCAGTCCACAGGTGAAATCGAGGATTGGAGATGAAAGCCGGACGAGGAGAGTTGAAAACATAACAGAAGGCACCTTCCCATTAAGCGAAAATAACTGCAGCAACCGCCAGTCCTGTTAGTTGTGGCAAGAGTATTTCCATCACGCCTGCCGTTTTGGATCACTCGCAGACGTTATTCGAAGGTCTTACTTAAGAGCGACAGTGATGAAGCGCACAATCATCCCTAAATAGAATCGAAATAGTAGCTTTTCATAATCCACGCCGAAATATAACTGTTTATACCGCATTGCGCTCTTAATTGATCATTCATATGAAACAAACGCCTGTTATCCTACCTATTGAACgccaacagcttcaaagaGTCTACTCCTCAATATTGACAAAGCGTCTGAAAATCATGATGATCAACGCGACTAGCACGCCGAATATAGCCCGGTCCAGCCATGGGCTATCCTGCGAGGCCACCTGTACAGCCTGACTAGCTGGTCGCGTGGGCGTTGGCCGTGGTCGTTGTGTAACGGCCTGTGATGCCGGTGACGGCGACTGAGCCGGCGCATCCCGAATCACTGATGCTGAAAAAGTGGTGGGAGACGAAGGTAtagctgaagaactggagcaTGAGTTGTCTAGTACGGGCGGGCTGGTGCTCGTGCTTGTGCTCATACTCTTCTCACACGTGCCCATTGTAGACTCTTCCATCGAGGTCGAATCTGActtcaacttctccgtcccaCTTTCAAGCTTAGTCGCACCAGCACTATCCGCAACTTTCGAGTTATCGCCGTCGTTCTTCCCCTTGGTCCCAATCCCAATTCTTAACCCCTGCGGCACCCCCTCAGCGTCCTCCTCTTTTTCAACGTCGACCCCCTTTTCCACACAATATCCCCTCCACTCCCTAAGCAACTCCTCGTTACTCTTTGCACAAAGATCACAGCGCCAACCTCGACTCGTCCCCGCCCATTGCCTCCTTACCTCGTCACTGACGCCTTGTAAACCCCCTACCTGGCCATTCGCATCCCCCTCCATAAAGCTTCTAATCGCCAAAAGCGCCGTCCTAATCCCCCACGCTGGCTGCCACGTTTCTTCGTGGTGGCCGGATATACTCAGACAGATCTCGCGGTTGACTTCGAAGCGGCCGGAGGGGGTGAGGAAGCGGAAGGAGGGCGGACGGAGTGGGTAGGTTGGTGGGAGGACAATTCGGCCATGGTAGATTCCACCGGCATAGGGAGATGGTGGTGGCGGGCCGGCAAGTGTGAAGTGCCAGTCGTAGAGATTAGAGTCGGAGACGGGTGCGGCGTGGAAGTGCGGGGAGGGAGATGAGGACAGCTCTGCGGCTTCTTTCATCAGGCGGCGGACGGAGCGAGacattctttttcttgtcaGGCTTTGACCCCTTGATCAGTTGTTGGATATCGCTGAAAATAATTTAGTCTTGCGCGTGTTCGTGAGGATAGATGTGTATGTTTTCTGGTAGTGTTGCGACTAAGATTATATGCGACGATTATTTGGAGGTGACGCGGCAGTTCCGAGACCAGCTAGAACAGCATTATTTATGAGATGAGTGCGGAGAGTGAGTTATTGAGTACGCAGTAAGGTCAGCAAAAAGGATATGAACGAAAATGGAGGAAGTTGATGCAAGTTGGCGAGATCCTATTGGAATGAGACCAATACCTAAAATATCAGGCATCAATTAATCTAACACCGGCTAATACTCCACACTCCTTTGAACAACCCTATGTATACAATTCGACGCCGATCGATAAACCCAAAGAATGCTTCAATCCCAGTCACGCCAGTCATCCTCTCTTGAGCTCTGATTTCCAGATCCCTTACCACGCGTTGGCTCGAGAACAAAATCATCCTTATCAAGATCCTCCGCATAGACTTCCTCACCCGGCCGTGGCCGCGGAGACCTTGGAGCAAGCGTCTTCATTGAAACACCAGTAGCAGGTCGCGCTACATCGTCTGAGTGGCTTAATGGCTGATCCGGTGTCCACCCCGGAGGTAACTCATTACCCAGCCAGGCGCGGCTGTTGTTCATGTTCCGCAAGTACAAATCACGTTGGTGTTGTCGTTGCTGTTCCGCTACTTGCTCCCGCTGCTGACGCACCCGCTCTTGCGCTTCCAAAAACTTACGGCTTGGCTCCCACTCCCAGCCATTCCCTGTCGTAGTGGGCGTAGGTACGAGCCAATGAAGAGGCCTGTCGCCAAAGAGGTGTAGCAGATTGCGCTTCCAGCCTAGATCAAAGGCATGCGGCATCTTTTCGTTATCGAGCTCCGCTAGGTAGTCTTCGTAACGGTCATGCTCGCGTTGCCGTTCCAGATCCGCGTAAGAGCGGGACAAAGCTTGTTGTGCGGGTGTGAGGTTGTCGCTCGattcctccccttcttccgGGCGCGTTACCCCCGGTATGGCATTCGCATGGGCGTCCAATATTTGGTTTCCGTAATTTTGCAGTCGGCTGCCGAAGGTATCTTGGTTCTCGCCGCCGGTGTTGGTGCCGAGTAAGCCGTCATAACGGTGGCGATCCAGCGCTTTCCGCAACGGCGAAACATATCGAGTCTTCTCCAAGCACTCAATCGTAGTCAAACCGCGGGTGGCAAGGCTGATATGCCAAGCCGTGAATCCGGTCAGAACTAGCCCAATGATGCCTCCGAGAATCGACAACAACACGACATTCACCGGTAGTATACCGTCCATATACCGTGTGTCATTAAAAACCTCCGTCCAGATCCAGATTGCTGAGACACCAAAATCAACCCAGCAAAACAGCGACGTGTAAATGAGGAAAAGCAGAAACGCTTTGTAGTTGCGTAGCCCAACGCAAGTCGCCAGCCACGGACAATGATGGTCCATCTTCAGCACACACCGCTTGCACGTGGAGCAGTGATGCGCCCGGTCCGGCTTCGGACATTGGCATTTCTTGCAAAACCGCGACCCCCCGGTAGAGTTGACGGTGTAGGAAGTATATTCGGGTAACTCGGTAATCGGTAACGCACTGTATGGATGACCCCCACCACTGCGCGCACCTAGAGGTGATCCGGGATCTGTGAAGACGGCCGTTGTATAAGAAATGTTGAGGGCTAGGTAGAGGACGACGCCGAGGATCGAACTTGGTAGTCCTGCAGAGGGAAGCCGTGAGTAGAGTAGACAGGTTACGAGACTGCAACAACATACCTATCCAAGAACTACTGCTAGGTTTTAAACCCACGCTGGCTTCAACGTACACCGCCCATGTTGTCAAACTGTAGACGAACGCCAGAGGGAAGTAACTCGCGGCCGCACAGCAGTACCGCTCGCAGCGCATGGCCCATGCTTTCGGTCGGCGCTTCGGCCAGGTCGGTGACGAGGGTGTTGACATGGCCAATGTGGCCATAACAGGTATCTATTCCAATCGACGGACGTATCGAGGGTAGAAACGTGTACGAGATGACTAGATAGGGCGGGATATCATTGCGGGTACTATTGCATCCTAAAATCGTCAGGAGGCTACAGCCAGGAACACTTCAAACTGCTTTCGCAATACGAAAGCCGTGTAAAATCAAGTGCGCTAAAAAGGCGAAAGGCGCCATAAACGGAACTCGTGGAAGCGTGGAAGACTCGAAGTGAGCTTATGCTGAGCGAGGTTCTTGGCCCAGATCGCGATATGTAATCTTGGGCGCTAGATTTGGGTCGGTGCACCGCCACAGCCGCGCGGCTGAGGTGCCCATACTGTATACGTAGGAGCTTACGTACACGAAGGTCACCAACACTTAAAGCACTGCTACTTGAAAAGATATCCGTCATATGCATTCGCATGGTCCCAGAATAAGCCGGGCTATGTTATTTCGCAGTTATATGAAGAAATGGGAATTCGCTGCTCCAATGAACTACCAAACCCAAGAACGTAATTGACCCTTCAAACGCCCAAAATATAGAGGTATCATGCAGAAAATAATGATACTGAATCGAGGTACTCATATTTATAGAATTTAGATTATGATCGATGCCGAGGGGGATACGATCAGGAACACGGCCAGGTATAAAGAGACGGAAGAGCAAATGCCTATCTCGAAAACAGGTTGCCCTGGTCACACCAGCCGTTAACGGGCTAAAAAAGCTGTTAGCAAAGTTTAAGGAAAAGAAGCACCAGCTGTAGACTTACCAGACAGCTGAACCTGTAACACCAAGAACAGTTCGAGCTTGGGTACTTATAAAAGTTCACAATAAGAAGGATGAACCCAATAAGGACAGCGACCAAAGCGCCTAATCGAACAAGCCACCAAGCCCACCATAAGGGCTTCCGGCCGGCGAAGAATCCTTTGGGGTTAAACTTTCCAAGGCCGCCTATGTTGGAACCAGTTGACGTCTTGTTCTGGTCCGGATCGGCGTTTTCTGCAGCAACACCGCCGCTCATGGCGACGTACGGACTGCGAGCGAGCCCAATGCGCTCACGTAGAGCATTAGGAGACCTCATGACGCAAAGTCCGAGCGCAAGGCCCATTGTAAAACCGCCAAGATGAGAAAAGTTATCCAAACCCGGCAGGAGGCCTAGCACAAACGAGACGGCAATGCCAAGAACCATAATGATAAGCTCAACCCAAGGGTTCTGGCGGTCATTCCATCCGTAAAGAAGGTCCAAGACGAACAGCGCGAGAATGCCAAACAGTGCACCGGAGCATCCACAGGACGCTTCACCTTGCCCAGCATAGTTACCTCCAAGAACAAAACCCCAGATTCCACTGGACAGGTAAACCAATCCATACCGCCACCAACCAATCATTCGCTCCATATCGGCCCCCATAGTCATCTGGACGAGCAAGTTGAAGCCGATATGAACAAACCCGCTGTGGAGGAACATGGGAATTATGAAGCGAAACCACTGGTCGGGTGCGGGCTTATCGTCAAGTGAGCCGCCAGGATGTGGGTTTGGCACCCCGTCGAATCCGCACAGCTCGGATAGGGAACAATCTGAATCTGTGGTCGTAGCATTCGGGCAGGGAAAGAGCACTTGTTGGGTAGCGTTCTGCACTCCGGGAACATTTTTCATGCAAGGTGTATATCTCGCACCCATGTTGATCTGAACGTATGCGGACGGACCAACCATCGGATTGAACTGGGGCTTCGTTTGTATCGGGCTTCCGGTAAGTTGGCCTGCAAAGTCAATTAGCATGGCCTGTTAGTATTACCTGATCAACTTACCCATCTTCACCAATTCGACAATAAAGACTATGATCTGGGCTATAGTTAAGATGTATGTAACGTAAGCAATTTTCTTCTGGAAGaaccctttcttcttctgccgcATAGGGACTTGCGGTTCCATCATGCCAGGATCTGGCGCATAGTGGGTTGGTTGCTGCATCCAAGGCTGGGGAGGATGGTCGTTGCCGTAGGGATTCGCTGATTTGAGAGGTATGTTCTCTGCGTATTGGTCGTGCTCGTTTATTCTCCCTCCAGCAACATATGCACCATTATCCGAACCGATGGACTGTTGGCTGTAACGAAGGCTATTAGGATCGTGGGGGTCGTCCGACTGGTAGTAAGGAGCGTTGTTGTATGCCACTGGACTCGGGCTCGGTCGTGGTGATACTCTGTTGAATTGATCTGAGGTGTGATCGTGTTGTTCGTATGCAGGAGGGCTGTTGTACGCGCCGTTGTAGTAGCTTTGAGCGGCCATCTTGAGAGACCGCGGACGTGGGCAGCGGCAAGGGATGAGTTGGCGTCTGCAAACAAAGAAAGTCCGGGAGGCCTGATGTATCAGAAACAAAGACCGAATTACTTCTTCAAGCAGTTCATCAGACGCCCGGCGGCTTCGAGTCACTTGATAAACTGCCAGGGGCCGGATGGAATAAACAACTTCCGCGGTTGAATTGGCCCTTTACCGGACAAACGCGAGGCACCACACAGAACGTGGACGCAACGATGAACGCAGATATGATTTCAAATAAGCAAACGACAGGCGGGACGTCGGAGAATTAAGCGAGAGATGAAATGGCCAACAAAGCACtgaagcaaagaaaagacCGGTGGTTGCGCGTTAATGCGTTAGGCAGTCGTTTTGCGGGCCACTATTTTTGGGGTGCCGATCGAGCAAGCTTCGTCAGCATTTTCGCTGGCTTCTGATCAGCCACTAAGAAATCGAGTTGACCAGCGTTTTTGAACCAGAACTGTCCAGCCGCGCCTGAAGTGGATTCTGCAGTCGTGGAGCTGATGGTTTTGGCGATGAAGCAGGCTGAGCTTGTCGTGGCTGATGATGTCCTCCCTCGTCTTTAATTTATTTTTATCGGCGATGTGGCTGAGGCTCGAAACCATCCACACCGCGGCTTGGCTAGCTACACtactacagagtacagataACTCGAGACTAGCTAGCGACTACTGCTGCATCGGCTGAGTGTTCATGTTCGTATTTAACATTAAGCATTATTAGACCAGTACTCGACACTCGACTATAACAATAATCACCGCCGACCCAAATGGCGGATCTGGCTCTATACATCGCAGCAGGGTACGTAATCCAAGCACACCAAGAACCGTCGCCTCGACTGCCGTTGAATCCAAAGCACCACGGTATTAGACAAAAGTGAAGTTATAGAGGAAACGGAGATCAAAATCCGTGGGCAAAGATTGCACCACTAAGCCATTCGAGCTTCGAGGACGCATTATCTGTCATTATATCGGGTAGTCGTTCTCGTTTTACGGCTGCTCCTCCGTCAAGTCATTAGAGTATGACGAATTCATTTCGTCATCTGAAGATATAGTAAACCCGAATAGCGCCGAACTCCACGTGTAAAGAAAGATAACGGGGTACTATGTAGACAGTTAGCGGTAGATCACAACCGGGTTGGAAACGAGAGATCTACCTTTATTGCTAAGGCCCGTACCCGAACCGAGTTTCACCAAGATATGAGGACCGGAACAAAACGTTAATCCAAAGTCTGGATATGCCACGAAAGGCAGACGATCATGTACTGATACCAATCATGACAATGCTGCTTTTTGGGAAGCAAATTGAGATATTGAAGGTTGCGTATCCAAGATCCCCAACGCAGCTCCCATCTCTTCACCGCTCTGACCAGTCAACAACCAGACGAGGCGCGAGAACTTCTGGAAGAGCAGGCCCGGGAAGTAGAAGAACATAGCCCAGATCAGAAGACCCAGAAACACGACGACAAAAGTGTTTGCGACAATCTTCTCGCCCGGAGTCATGACATAGAGGCCGTAAGTAACCTCGTACCGATAATATCCCAGACGGATGCGGTCCGCGATTcgctggaggatgttgcGTTGCGCTCGGTCAAACGTGTGAATTCCCGGGGAAGGGGACGTTGTAGCCATCGTAGAGGAGTACTTGTTGATCAGCTCATCGACTGCCGCTGGGCCATGGGACGAGATGTGGGTTGTAGTTGAAGGAGTGTAGAAGGACTGCATTTCGGTTGCCATTTCCGTGTTGAGAGGTGTGGCAGCAGAACAGGTCGCACCTCCCGATGGTTGCTTTGTTTTGTgcacccttctccttcctcgttgACTATACTTTGCAGGTCACGTATACTTCTAACTTCTGAGGCCGAACGCGATAAGAGATCAGCGCCTGGGTCAGGTTTCGACGGAATATGGTTTGGGTCAAGCAAAGATGAAGCGCGCGTGTCAATAGTCAAGGTACGCGAGAGTTGATTCGGTAGGCTATAAGTGTGAACGCCTGCTTAAGtatggagatgaagaaatgaatGACAAACGAGCAGATGAGAGGCAGGCCGGAAGAGCCGGGAAAGCTAGATCAACGGCCGTTGGAGTTCAAGAAGCAACGGCAAAGCAGACGAAACTGAAAGGAATGAGCACAGGATGAGCTCTAATATACAAGAACACCGGTGATGCACGCAAAGAGTCAAGAGTCGAAGAAAGGGATGGGGGAAACAGGGAGTGGAGGTGTAGGGTGAGACCGTGAGATGGGGAGAACGCCCGGAAAATCGGTAGGGCGCGGATTGTGAAAATCAAGCATAGACCGGATCGAGAGGCGGATTTGCTCTTCAGGGAATAGTCGCAGGGACTAAAGCCTTGAAGATGGATCCATGCGCGAAAAAAACCCTCCGCTTTCTTGATTGATCAAAATACTCGAGTCATCATTTCTGCCGACTGCGACCCAATCATCAGCCGCAAACAGCGGTGCAAAATCCCTTCCACTCGGCTCGCCCGGCAACTCCCGCAAGCTCTAGGTAGGCTCGATTCGATGTCGAAATCATCACACGAAGTGGACTTGGGTTACTGCCGAGTAGAAAATGAGTGCGAACCAGTCACCTATGCATGTTTGTCAGTCGGTAACAGATACGAAGTAGGTTTGTTGACTGTAGCACCCGACTGTTTTGAGCACTGCTGATCTCGGGCTCCTGCAGGACGGGGATTTCAGGTACAAGCCTTGGAATCTTGGGGTTGAGCCTGATTCAGCCTGATTGTGATTTCCTGACTCAGCTCCGAGTCAATTTGTAAGCAGCATAAGAATGAGCATAATCTCGAGTCTTGGCATTCATCTCTGAGGCGGTATTCCGAACTCCGACTCACCTGATTGACGTACGGCGAGATGCTTCTGCTgtaaaaatatatatatcggCATCAACAACAGCGGCAACTTGATCTTACTTTTCTCTTTGGAGTCCGGATGGCCAAGACCCAAACGCGGAGTTAGTCACAAAATTTGCGCCATAAATGCTCTGTCATCAGCCCCAATGGCTCTCGCGTAAGAAATCTCAAGGTCTAGGCTAATCTCAATTACCATCTCGCTGCATAGACCACCGCAGATGCGAACGATATGCCCTTGGGCGAATGTCGTCCCGTTTGTCTCGGGAGATATTCTTAAGATACTGGGTGTCGTCTTCTACGCGACTATCGCGTTTGAAGGCCTCAACCAAGTCCCCTGCTCATTCATTCATAGGTTAATCTCATCAAGCCGCCTTGCGCTTGGTGCAACTTAGAGAGTGCGACGAAACTTCTGCCTGCCAGGACAGAGACCTTCTATGGGCGAGCAACAATCATAGGTATAACCGGGCTGACTGGCATGAATATTTCCCACAGTGAAAGCAGGCGTCTCCTATGCCTTTTATTGTAAGTTCATCGCAAATTTCAAATTTCGATATTATTTACTGTTTCGTGAGTATAGAGGACTGCTCTCTGTTGATATTGAATTGTACCTGAGCTGCTGGTGATGTCATGCGTGCCCCGCTGCCAAGCTTTGGAGCTTACGCAGCTACAACGGCGAGGacccttcttccctcctctACTCCCCCCAAAACTTCATATTTCCGTTAAATGTCATCGGTCAATCAGTCAATCTccatggctgaagaagatccTCTTATTAAGGCGCTTCCCCCTGCCACTGACTACCTCACCTATCTCACTTTGCTGGAATATCAGCTTACCCCCGCCCGCCTGCCGACGTTGCACAAGCTCCTTCAAGATGAAGTCCTGACAACGAATATTGGCTGGGATCTGGTGAAGATCCTGCTTCCCATGCTTCCAGAGTCGCAAGAATGTCTTAAGGATGTGGCTCGACTAGGGAATCCCAGAGAAGTCATCTTACGAGTATCCGACGCTCTTATGCAGCTACACCCCgcggatgaggacgaggaggaatcAGACAAACAGTTAGAGTCACACCATGGAGATGTTGGACAGGGAAGCAGCGGGATTAAAGCACCTGCAGGGAAAATTCCTCTTCATGTCCTCAAATTCAACACTCTTGTTGCCATGCTCTCCACCCTCCATTCCCGTATACAGACAAAATCTCCCAGTCGATTCCTTGCGACATCCCTGCAGGCAGTACTGGAAGCATACACATCGATGCCAACAAACGAGACTACGATAGCCCTGCTCGAGTTTTTCCGAGACGTTTCCCCTACGAAAAGACCCCCACCGCCGCCCAGGGCTCCGAGCGATTCGACAGTCCTCCGTGTCGCCGAAGCGTCTGCTCCAGACCCTGAAGCGGAAGTGATGTCGCCTAGCCCGGCTGGTAACGAAGAGAGCGCGCTCATCAGGAGGTTCTTGCAGTTTGGTTTGATTGAGCTTCTTAAATCGTATCTTTTGAGCTGTTCGGGTCCGATGGATCCCGGAATGTCGTGGGCTGTTCGACTACAAGAGAAGTTACATCCGGAATCGCGTATGCCAGGTACTGGCTCGCCTACAAATGTATACGTGGATAATAGACAGCTTGGAGAGCGCGATAGCATAATTGCTAAGATTACTGTGGGTGTTTTTGTCCTCCGTTGGATATCATTGTACTGATTGAACCAGGCACTGTCTCAAGACTTCGGTTTAACCGACGAAGAGCTTCTCAAAGTCGTGACACGAGATCCCGAAACGCAGCCCCCACCGTTGGATTTTGAAGAGCATCCTAAGAGTGCGGAAGACATCCCCCTAGAAAGGCACGGGTCGTTACTGCTTCTCGCCGCCCAAGCTGCGGTTGGAAAGCTGTTCAGCGGAAAGGCTTTGCAAATTAAGGTCTATCCTGATCTAGCACGGATTTTCGATAACTACGTTGGCAAATTTCGGAGCCTTGATGAGGTCGCTTTCGAACAACCGCACGTGCTGCTCGATTCCCTGCTTGCACTGACTGTCCTATCTCTCCAAAGGCCAATACCAGCACCTTCGGACGAAAGCGAGTTCACGAATTTTGTTACCTTGTTGACAGCCTGCACCGTTCGCCAAACTTACAGCACTGTGAGGAGGATTCCTGCTGAAATCATAAATGCAAATCCCTCACAACTTGCTCGCTTCAAGGTAATTCGAAAAGTATTGGAGGACGAACGCTATCGCACAATTAAAGATAGGGCAATTGATTGGCTTAAGAATGAGATTCTTaaagcagccaaagaagcCCCTGGCCCTGAGCCCAACATCTTCCTTAACCCTCATtacttctccgtcctctttccactcctcttcgcctctccagctttggACCTGGATTTGTCTTCCGACCTCGTGACATCCTGGGTCCGGTTCACTCAAACTTTAAGCCCGTCTATTCATTCGGCGC
This sequence is a window from Aspergillus nidulans FGSC A4 chromosome IV. Protein-coding genes within it:
- a CDS encoding serine palmitoyltransferase small subunit family protein (transcript_id=CADANIAT00000098), whose protein sequence is MQSFYTPSTTTHISSHGPAAVDELINKYSSTMATTSPSPGIHTFDRAQRNILQRIADRIRLGYYRYEVTYGLYVMTPGEKIVANTFVVVFLGLLIWAMFFYFPGLLFQKFSRLVWLLTGQSGEEMGAALGILDTQPSISQFASQKAALS
- a CDS encoding rhomboid family membrane protein (transcript_id=CADANIAT00000097) → MAAQSYYNGAYNSPPAYEQHDHTSDQFNRVSPRPSPSPVAYNNAPYYQSDDPHDPNSLRYSQQSIGSDNGAYVAGGRINEHDQYAENIPLKSANPYGNDHPPQPWMQQPTHYAPDPGMMEPQVPMRQKKKGFFQKKIAYVTYILTIAQIIVFIVELVKMGQLTGSPIQTKPQFNPMVGPSAYVQINMGARYTPCMKNVPGVQNATQQVLFPCPNATTTDSDCSLSELCGFDGVPNPHPGGSLDDKPAPDQWFRFIIPMFLHSGFVHIGFNLLVQMTMGADMERMIGWWRYGLVYLSSGIWGFVLGGNYAGQGEASCGCSGALFGILALFVLDLLYGWNDRQNPWVELIIMVLGIAVSFVLGLLPGLDNFSHLGGFTMGLALGLCVMRSPNALRERIGLARSPYVAMSGGVAAENADPDQNKTSTGSNIGGLGKFNPKGFFAGRKPLWWAWWLVRLGALVAVLIGFILLIVNFYKYPSSNCSWCYRFSCLPVNGWCDQGNLFSR
- a CDS encoding uncharacterized protein (transcript_id=CADANIAT00000094); amino-acid sequence: MAPFSIKRAKKDQPQAGQPKKAAPAKPDQPTYKKRAQLTQMFPPRPTFTEKDITFQKGRVFLVTGGTSGIGFELAKILYARGGTVYITGRTEEKAKEAVQKIQASVGERDGQIDYIVLKLDDLTSIRESADAFMEKESKLDVLWNNAGIAQPPVGVLSKQGSELQLATNCLGPFLFTQMMLPLLDAAVALNGPAYPGSVRVVWLSDQVVELSSPIEGIVMQELNNPPQDNSRNYLNSKTGAWFLGSEFARRYGPEHGIVSVAMNPGAARTNLLRHAGWTKFLSWPLLHSPKLAALTELYAGLSPDINLENNGCYVIPWGRIHTTVAPHLMNALRSKEAGGTGRAQQFWDFCDDKTKDYH
- a CDS encoding DHHC family palmitoyltransferase (transcript_id=CADANIAT00000096) — its product is MATLAMSTPSSPTWPKRRPKAWAMRCERYCCAAASYFPLAFVYSLTTWAVYVEASVGLKPSSSSWIGMLLQSRNLSTLLTASLCRTTKFDPRRRPLPSPQHFLYNGRLHRSRITSSGGGHPYSALPITELPEYTSYTVNSTGGSRFCKKCQCPKPDRAHHCSTCKRCVLKMDHHCPWLATCVGLRNYKAFLLFLIYTSLFCWVDFGVSAIWIWTEVFNDTRYMDGILPVNVVLLSILGGIIGLVLTGFTAWHISLATRGLTTIECLEKTRYVSPLRKALDRHRYDGLLGTNTGGENQDTFGSRLQNYGNQILDAHANAIPGVTRPEEGEESSDNLTPAQQALSRSYADLERQREHDRYEDYLAELDNEKMPHAFDLGWKRNLLHLFGDRPLHWLVPTPTTTGNGWEWEPSRKFLEAQERVRQQREQVAEQQRQHQRDLYLRNMNNSRAWLGNELPPGWTPDQPLSHSDDVARPATGVSMKTLAPRSPRPRPGEEVYAEDLDKDDFVLEPTRGKGSGNQSSREDDWRDWD
- a CDS encoding ubiquitin-conjugating enzyme E2 (transcript_id=CADANIAT00000095), which codes for MSRSVRRLMKEAAELSSSPSPHFHAAPVSDSNLYDWHFTLAGPPPPSPYAGGIYHGRIVLPPTYPLRPPSFRFLTPSGRFEVNREICLSISGHHEETWQPAWGIRTALLAIRSFMEGDANGQVGGLQGVSDEVRRQWAGTSRGWRCDLCAKSNEELLREWRGYCVEKGVDVEKEEDAEGVPQGLRIGIGTKGKNDGDNSKVADSAGATKLESGTEKLKSDSTSMEESTMGTCEKSMSTSTSTSPPVLDNSCSSSSAIPSSPTTFSASVIRDAPAQSPSPASQAVTQRPRPTPTRPASQAVQVASQDSPWLDRAIFGVLVALIIMIFRRFVNIEE